One Deltaproteobacteria bacterium genomic region harbors:
- a CDS encoding ABC transporter substrate-binding protein, with the protein MKRKGWLVTITVLLFMGVMAGNAAALEEIRIGTIGPITGWATIFGQGVLNGVKLALDEYNNEFNGVPIKVFSEDTKADVEVMRTKLDSLKNRDKVHLIIGPSLGHEGMAAVDWGARNPEVPILIGYSAPEDITMRKATESVIRPGWTGAQVIFNFGQYCAKELGYKKIIMVGQDYSYPWDQAAGFIRGFLENGGEKVERIWHPVEAVDFSSIMAKLMGMSKEYDAVLNNSGGAQVVAFFKQWKQFGLDKVYPQILGQANVPIVSMLSELGDSALGVYSSLHYYDGNPSEANQKFRESFNKKYGHYPDVIAVQGYDAVHVAFKAMKAIDGQVDDPKKFIAALRQVKMSADESPRGPFYFDKYANPVQNIYIKKVVKEDGRLMNIAVKTYENVSQFGPYADMADKYMAAPATTRDYPPGDKEAYFKEIEKYFGKDYVEKLNKNNGWVD; encoded by the coding sequence ATGAAAAGAAAAGGATGGCTCGTAACGATCACGGTTTTGCTGTTTATGGGTGTGATGGCCGGCAATGCGGCTGCGCTGGAAGAGATTCGCATCGGCACCATCGGGCCGATCACGGGGTGGGCGACCATTTTCGGTCAAGGCGTGCTCAACGGAGTTAAACTGGCCCTCGATGAATACAACAATGAATTCAACGGGGTTCCGATCAAGGTGTTCAGCGAGGATACCAAGGCGGACGTGGAAGTGATGCGCACCAAACTGGACTCTCTCAAGAATCGCGACAAGGTCCATCTGATCATCGGACCGTCGCTGGGCCACGAGGGTATGGCCGCGGTGGATTGGGGCGCGCGAAACCCCGAGGTTCCCATCCTGATCGGCTATTCCGCCCCGGAAGACATTACGATGCGTAAGGCGACGGAAAGCGTTATCCGTCCGGGCTGGACCGGCGCTCAGGTCATTTTCAATTTCGGCCAGTACTGCGCCAAGGAATTGGGATACAAGAAAATCATCATGGTCGGGCAGGATTACTCGTACCCCTGGGATCAGGCGGCCGGTTTCATCCGGGGTTTTCTGGAAAACGGCGGGGAAAAGGTCGAGCGTATCTGGCATCCCGTGGAAGCTGTGGACTTCAGCTCGATCATGGCCAAGTTGATGGGCATGTCCAAAGAGTATGACGCGGTTTTGAACAATTCCGGCGGCGCCCAGGTTGTGGCTTTTTTCAAGCAATGGAAACAGTTCGGATTGGACAAGGTCTACCCCCAGATTCTGGGTCAGGCGAACGTGCCCATTGTGTCGATGCTGTCCGAGCTGGGGGATTCGGCTCTGGGGGTCTACTCGTCGCTGCACTATTATGACGGCAATCCCTCGGAAGCCAACCAGAAATTCCGGGAAAGCTTCAACAAGAAATACGGCCACTACCCCGACGTGATCGCCGTGCAGGGCTACGACGCGGTGCATGTGGCGTTCAAGGCCATGAAAGCGATCGACGGGCAGGTGGACGATCCCAAGAAGTTCATCGCCGCCCTTCGTCAGGTGAAGATGAGCGCCGACGAGTCTCCGCGCGGTCCGTTCTATTTCGACAAATACGCCAACCCGGTGCAGAATATCTACATCAAGAAGGTGGTCAAAGAAGACGGCCGGCTGATGAACATTGCCGTAAAAACCTATGAGAATGTATCCCAGTTCGGCCCCTACGCGGACATGGCGGACAAGTACATGGCGGCGCCCGCCACGACCCGCGACTACCCGCCCGGCGACAAGGAGGCCTATTTCAAGGAGATCGAAAAGTATTTCGGCAAGGACTATGTGGAAAAACTGAACAAGAATAACGG
- a CDS encoding branched-chain amino acid ABC transporter permease, with the protein MAFSRTSQMVVLLFVPALSIALPWIASDYFVMMCIRIMYFGMLTLSMCFLAGELGVVSLMQASFFGISGYFIAILQTRYQIPFPIAPLVGIGVAVLFAALTGLLVIRVRGIYFLMLTLVLGQLVWALASQWASVTRGDSGITDIYAPVLFGVSTEKSKSAFYFFQLFFFWGVIYFLAALKRSPFGLMLRGVRDSESRMAMLGYSVSLLRYTAFIFAAFVASIGGVFFAYFTGLINPHSVSLTTNVETLLSAILGGIQTLFGAILGTAILKTLDVVLSGITQRYLLIMGVLFLIVIMFAPTGAAGALKRLVDKVASRTSGKGAPVRDAAEDPFHREPK; encoded by the coding sequence CCCAAATGGTCGTTCTGCTGTTCGTGCCGGCGTTATCGATCGCCTTGCCGTGGATCGCTTCCGATTACTTTGTCATGATGTGCATCCGCATCATGTATTTCGGAATGCTGACCCTGAGCATGTGCTTTCTGGCGGGGGAACTGGGCGTGGTTTCGTTGATGCAGGCTTCGTTTTTCGGTATATCGGGCTACTTCATCGCCATTTTGCAGACCCGGTATCAGATCCCGTTCCCGATTGCGCCCCTGGTGGGAATCGGGGTGGCCGTATTGTTCGCCGCTCTGACGGGGCTATTGGTGATCCGCGTTCGGGGTATCTACTTTTTGATGCTGACCCTGGTGCTCGGCCAGCTCGTCTGGGCCCTGGCGAGTCAATGGGCGTCGGTCACGAGGGGCGACTCGGGCATTACGGACATATACGCTCCGGTGCTGTTCGGGGTGTCGACCGAAAAGTCCAAAAGCGCGTTCTATTTCTTTCAGCTTTTTTTCTTCTGGGGCGTGATCTATTTTTTGGCGGCGCTGAAACGGTCCCCCTTCGGGCTGATGCTGCGCGGGGTTCGCGACAGCGAGAGCCGGATGGCGATGCTGGGGTATTCGGTTTCTCTCCTGCGCTACACGGCGTTCATCTTTGCCGCGTTCGTGGCCTCCATCGGGGGCGTTTTCTTCGCCTATTTTACCGGTCTCATCAATCCCCACTCGGTATCGTTGACCACCAACGTCGAAACCCTGCTTTCGGCGATTCTGGGGGGCATTCAGACCCTGTTCGGGGCGATCCTGGGGACCGCGATTCTGAAAACGCTGGACGTGGTTCTGAGCGGTATCACTCAGCGCTATCTGCTGATTATGGGCGTCCTGTTTTTAATTGTGATCATGTTCGCGCCCACGGGGGCCGCCGGGGCGCTGAAGCGCCTGGTGGATAAGGTTGCATCGCGGACTTCGGGAAAGGGGGCGCCCGTCCGGGACGCCGCCGAAGATCCGTTTCATCGGGAACCTAAATAG